One genomic segment of Ipomoea triloba cultivar NCNSP0323 chromosome 9, ASM357664v1 includes these proteins:
- the LOC116028989 gene encoding auxin-responsive protein SAUR68-like, translated as MISSKKLIKLAKRWQKFAAIRRKRISFSRESDDTDSCSTSTPVNKGHFAIYTADQKRFVVPLSYLENEIIRQLLNMSEEEFGLPSDGPITLPCDAVFMDYIISLLSRGLSRELENAFLVSITSHRCSSAPLHQEGWRNQELLVC; from the coding sequence ATGATCAGTTCCAAGAAACTCATCAAGTTGGCAAAACGATGGCAGAAATTTGCTGCCATTCGAAGAAAGAGGATTTCCTTTTCAAGAGAAAGTGATGATACAGATAGCTGCAGTACTTCCACTCCAGTTAACAAGGGTCATTTCGCTATCTACACGGCTGATCAGAAGCGATTTGTTGTTCCTCTATCTTATCTCGAGAATGAGATTATTAGGCAACTCTTAAACATGTCAGAAGAAGAATTTGGACTTCCAAGCGATGGGCCTATTACACTGCCATGTGATGCAGTCTTCATGGACTACAtcatttcacttcttagccGAGGCTTATCCAGAGAACTCGAGAATGCATTTCTAGTCTCAATTACTTCACATCGGTGTTCATCAGCTCCACTACACCAAGAAGGGTGGAGAAATCAGGAATTGCTAGTTTGCTGA
- the LOC116029865 gene encoding auxin-responsive protein SAUR68-like, which produces MISSKKLIKLAKKWQKVAAIRRKRISSFPSVNDDTDCCSTSAVNKGHFVVYTADQKRFVIPLSYLENEIIRQLLNMSEEEFGLPSDVPITLPCNAAFMNYIISLLSRGLSKELEDALLISFTSSRCSVASLHPAGWRNLELLVC; this is translated from the coding sequence ATGATCAGTTCAAAGAAGCTTATCAAGCTGGCCAAAAAATGGCAGAAAGTTGCTGCCATCAGAAGAAAGAGGATTTCATCATTTCCAAGTGTAAATGATGACACAGATTGCTGCAGTACTTCCGCAGTAAACAAGGGTCACTTTGTTGTCTACACAGCTGATCAAAAGCGGTTTGTCATCCCTTTATCTTATCTCGAGAATGAGATTATTAGGCAACTCTTGAACATGTCAGAAGAAGAATTTGGACTTCCAAGCGATGTGCCTATTACACTGCCATGCAATGCAGCATTCATGAACTACAtcatttcacttcttagccGAGGATTATCCAAAGAACTTGAGGATGCATTGCTCATCTCATTCACTTCATCTCGATGTTCAGTAGCTTCGTTGCACCCAGCAGGGTGGAGAAATCTGGAATTGCTAGTTTGCTGA
- the LOC116029003 gene encoding auxin-responsive protein SAUR21-like, with translation MAIGMGHIFRAKQVLRRSSSITNRECEVPKGHFAVYVGESEKRRFVIPVSYLKDPSFQDLLSQAEEEFGFDHPTGGLTIPCMEDTFVEVISSLRS, from the coding sequence ATGGCAATTGGTATGGGGCATATTTTCCGTGCTAAGCAAGTCCTCAGAAGATCTTCTTCAATAACAAACAGAGAATGTGAAGTGCCTAAGGGGCACTTTGCAGTTTATGTTGGGGAGAGTGAAAAGAGGCGTTTTGTCATTCCAGTTTCGTACTTGAAGGATCCTTCATTCCAAGACTTGCTTAGTCAAGCTGAGGAAGAATTCGGATTTGATCATCCAACGGGTGGACTCACAATACCTTGTATGGAAGATACCTTCGTTGAAGTCATCTCTAGTTTGAGATCTTGA
- the LOC116028996 gene encoding auxin-responsive protein SAUR68-like, translating to MISSKRLIKLAKRWQKFAAIRRKRISFPSLYDDADSCSTSAVSKGHFVVYTTDQKRFVIPLSYLENEIIRQLLSMSEEEFGLPSDGPITLPCDAVFMEYIISLLSRGLSRELENALLVSVTSHRCSSAPLHQEGWRNQELLVC from the coding sequence ATGATCAGTTCAAAGAGGCTCATTAAGCTGGCCAAAAGATGGCAGAAATTTGCTGCCATCCGAAGAAAGAGGATTTCATTTCCAAGTCTATATGATGATGCAGATAGCTGCAGTACTTCTGCAGTAAGCAAGGGTCACTTTGTTGTCTACACAACTGATCAAAAGCGGTTTGTCATCCCTCTATCTTATCTCGAGAATGAGATCATTAGGCAACTCTTAAGTATGTCCGAAGAAGAATTTGGACTTCCAAGCGATGGGCCTATTACACTACCATGTGATGCAGTCTTCATGGAATACATCATTTCACTTCTTAGTCGAGGTTTATCTAGAGAACTTGAGAATGCCTTGCTCGTCTCAGTTACTTCACATCGGTGTTCATCAGCTCCACTACACCAAGAAGGGTGGAGAAATCAGGAATTGCTAGTTTGCTGA
- the LOC116028988 gene encoding uncharacterized protein LOC116028988: MAISMTRILRAKQGLRRSSSRTNRESEVPKGHFAVCVGESEKKRFVIPISYLKDTSFQDLLSQAEEDFGFDHLMGGLTIPYKHLSVTISMANILRAKQDLRRTSSRTNRESEVPKGHIVVYIGECEKKRFVIPMSYLKDPSFQDLLSQVEEEFGFDHPMGGLTIPCLEDTFLDIISSSRRF, from the exons ATGGCAATTAGTATGACTCGCATTCTACGTGCTAAGCAGGGCCTCAGAAGGTCTTCTTCAAGAACAAACAGAGAAAGTGAGGTTCCTAAGGGGCACTTTGCAGTTTGTGTTGGTGAGAGCGAGAAGAAGCGTTTTGTTATTCCAATTTCTTACTTGAAGGACACTTCTTTCCAAGACTTGCTAAGTCAAGCTGAGGAAGATTTTGGATTTGATCATCTAATGGGTGGACTCACAATACCTT ACAAACATTTGAGCGTGACAATTAGTATGGCAAACATTCTTCGTGCTAAGCAAGACCTCAGAAGAACTTCTTCAAGAACAAACAGAGAAAGTGAGGTTCCAAAGGGGCACATTGTAGTTTATATTGGCGAATGCGAAAAGAAGCGTTTTGTTATTCCAATGTCATACTTGAAAGACCCTTCATTCCAAGACTTGCTTAGTCAAGTTGAGGAGGAATTCGGATTTGATCATCCAATGGGTGGACTCACAATACCTTGTCTGGAGGATACTTTCCTTGACATCATCTCTAGTTCAAGAAGATTTTGA
- the LOC116029866 gene encoding uncharacterized protein LOC116029866 yields MACLVWNCQGAASRSFKRALSFLSLTHKPLIACLLEPKVSSSHANTICSSLGYEEWVRVEAVGFSGGIWVLWKDSINIEVIDTHPQFITLQVHHAELGVWRLSVIYGSPNPYLKRKLFADLTTNTSDYQGPWLLAGDFNAATSREEVNNPENFSTTRCSDFNEWLFREGLIDLGFT; encoded by the coding sequence ATGGCGTGCCTAGTTTGGAACTGCCAGGGCGCTGCATCAAGATCTTTCAAGCGTGCCCTGAGCTTTCTTTCTTTGACTCATAAACCACTTATTGCTTGCTTATTGGAACCAAAAGTGTCTAGCTCCCATGCCAACACAATCTGTTCTAGTTTAGGCTACGAAGAATGGGTCCGAGTTGAAGCAGTAGGCTTCTCGGGCGGTATTTGGGTCCTATGGAAGGACTCAATTAACATTGAAGTTATTGATACTCACCCTCAATTCATTACTTTGCAGGTACATCATGCAGAACTTGGTGTGTGGAGGCTCTCAGTCATATATGGGAGTCCAAACCCCTACCTTAAAAGGAAGCTGTTTGCTGATTTAACGACCAACACCTCAGACTACCAAGGCCCATGGTTATTAGCTGGGGATTTTAATGCAGCCACATCACGCGAGGAAGTGAACAACCCTGAGAATTTTTCCACAACAAGATGCTCAGATTTCAACGAATGGTTATTCCGTGAAGGGTTGATAGATTTGGGCTTTACATGA